From one bacterium genomic stretch:
- a CDS encoding homoserine O-acetyltransferase, with protein MDKINLEQSVGLVETKLATITLPPGGFTLEGGNALPELTVAYETYGTLNPAKDNVVFICHALTGDAHVAGYHSADPKTQGWWDAMIGPGKGIDTNRFHVICANILGGCKGTTGPASINPATGTPYGAAFPNITIGDIVHAHYLLLNHLGIDRLYAIIGGSFGGMQVLEWSIRYPDMPERCICLASAASLSAQALAFDIVGREVITSDPGWAQGDYYGTGTQPSNGLAAARMLGHITYLSPEIMTRKFGRKKKENPAGERFRTRFEVESYLQYQGEKFVERFDSNSYLHITQAMDSYDLAESYGDLKTAFQNVKARFLIVALSSDWLFPPEQSLEIASALVQIGKPISYCLLKAPYGHDAFLVDIDQTSQVICTFLGGCAQCAAPVKAVKRDDYDLIASLIEPGSRVLDLGCGDGDLLSLLTANRQTSGMGVDIELSHLIAAMGKNLDVFHSDIDQKLDMIPDQTYDFVVLSQTLQVVRHPREVLHEMLRIAREGIVSFPNFANWHNRLRLGVTGRMPKTDALPFEWYDTPNIHLATWQDFLNLCRKDNIRVKRVIPLAERRLSKLLIAAGLENLGAERILVNITRA; from the coding sequence ATGGATAAGATAAATCTCGAACAATCAGTCGGGCTGGTGGAGACGAAGCTGGCCACCATTACGCTTCCTCCGGGTGGGTTCACACTCGAAGGCGGGAATGCTTTGCCAGAATTGACTGTTGCTTACGAGACCTATGGCACATTGAATCCCGCCAAAGACAACGTGGTTTTCATCTGTCACGCCCTCACTGGAGATGCCCATGTCGCCGGGTATCATTCTGCAGACCCGAAAACCCAAGGTTGGTGGGATGCCATGATCGGCCCGGGGAAAGGGATTGATACCAACCGCTTCCACGTCATCTGCGCCAATATTCTGGGCGGCTGCAAGGGGACCACCGGCCCCGCCTCGATCAATCCGGCCACGGGCACCCCCTATGGCGCCGCCTTCCCGAACATCACCATCGGCGACATCGTCCACGCGCACTATCTGCTGCTAAACCATCTCGGAATTGACCGGCTCTACGCCATTATCGGCGGCTCCTTTGGGGGCATGCAAGTTCTGGAGTGGAGCATCCGTTACCCCGATATGCCTGAGCGCTGCATCTGTCTCGCCAGCGCGGCCTCACTTTCGGCCCAGGCGCTGGCCTTTGATATCGTTGGCCGCGAAGTGATCACCAGTGACCCCGGCTGGGCGCAGGGCGATTATTATGGCACCGGCACACAACCCAGCAATGGATTGGCCGCTGCCCGTATGCTGGGCCACATCACCTATCTTTCCCCGGAAATCATGACTCGCAAATTCGGGCGGAAGAAAAAAGAGAACCCGGCAGGGGAACGTTTCAGAACCCGTTTCGAGGTCGAAAGTTATCTTCAATATCAAGGCGAAAAATTCGTCGAACGGTTCGACTCCAACTCCTATCTGCACATTACCCAGGCCATGGACAGCTATGATCTGGCTGAATCTTATGGCGACCTCAAAACCGCCTTCCAGAATGTGAAAGCCCGCTTCCTGATTGTGGCGTTGAGTTCCGACTGGCTATTCCCGCCCGAACAGTCATTGGAAATCGCCTCAGCCCTGGTCCAAATCGGAAAACCCATCTCGTATTGCCTGCTCAAGGCGCCCTATGGCCATGATGCCTTTCTGGTGGATATCGACCAGACCTCACAGGTCATCTGCACCTTCCTGGGCGGCTGTGCTCAATGTGCCGCGCCCGTCAAGGCGGTCAAGCGTGACGATTACGACCTGATTGCCTCCCTGATCGAACCCGGTTCACGGGTACTCGATCTCGGCTGTGGCGATGGCGATTTGCTCTCCCTTCTGACTGCGAACCGGCAAACTTCCGGCATGGGTGTGGATATCGAGTTGAGCCATCTGATCGCCGCCATGGGTAAGAATCTCGACGTTTTCCATAGTGATATTGACCAGAAACTCGACATGATTCCCGACCAGACCTACGACTTCGTCGTATTAAGCCAGACTCTTCAGGTGGTGCGACATCCCCGTGAAGTCCTCCATGAGATGCTGCGTATTGCTCGTGAAGGGATTGTCAGTTTCCCGAACTTTGCCAACTGGCATAACCGGCTCAGACTGGGCGTCACCGGACGGATGCCCAAGACCGATGCGTTACCGTTCGAATGGTACGATACGCCCAATATTCATCTGGCCACCTGGCAGGACTTTCTCAACCTTTGCCGCAAGGACAACATCCGGGTCAAGCGGGTCATTCCCCTGGCTGAACGTCGACTCAGCAAGCTCCTGATCGCAGCAGGGCTTGAAAATCTCGGTGCCGAGCGAATCCTGGTAAACATCACGAGGGCTTAA
- the cutA gene encoding divalent-cation tolerance protein CutA: MDDTSYVIVTTTVETEDLAVKLAELITSTRLAACVQFWPIRSVYWWQGKMESGTEFILQCKTPANLAPELQDFIRTHHPYEIPEIIVTPILGGHPPYLNWIHQETSKRS; this comes from the coding sequence ATGGATGACACCTCATATGTAATCGTCACAACGACCGTTGAGACCGAAGACCTGGCGGTGAAACTTGCGGAACTTATCACCTCCACCAGACTGGCTGCCTGCGTTCAGTTCTGGCCCATTCGCAGCGTCTATTGGTGGCAGGGGAAAATGGAGTCGGGCACTGAGTTTATCCTCCAATGTAAAACCCCGGCCAACCTTGCTCCTGAACTTCAGGACTTCATCCGTACCCATCATCCTTACGAGATCCCTGAAATCATTGTAACCCCAATCCTCGGGGGTCACCCCCCCTACCTCAACTGGATCCACCAGGAAACCTCAAAGAGGTCCTGA
- a CDS encoding LacI family DNA-binding transcriptional regulator produces MNYRVTIKDVAEAAEVSVSTVSQVLNGRAGELRISKETQARVLTVIRQTGFVPNRMARDMVLGRRSFIGLVLSVTGLAEAAMLLPELEPLITTAGYRLILVMVPADPNAASVQVADLLRDGVAGLVCSSAAMPVAVKMAASNCPVIGLSPAAGKTILATLRGEVVVAGSVEQGAPSKAETTPLPVPVVTPPTPVTATSVIPTPPPSRPIVPEPKPLSAPVTPISPAGSGSDGLTGLPQADSSLESEVYPSRDPEPDFMEPILAVEPGPVLTPSSGVVAAVPSGTGPEPAPTVTPTPEPTPIITEPVQADLAYTPPPISEPQPEPVAPVLEPEPEIAAPVTPAPESEPTPVVITPVEPEPPPPEPAPVFIEPTPIVEPGPVIAPASASTPSNQQPINSTTPTPPEPETQAPAPEPPPVVITPLENIPPPSPPEPESPEVNTRADPQTEGIAADEPAPDGKVPADGVGGDQAPM; encoded by the coding sequence ATGAATTATCGAGTGACGATAAAGGACGTTGCTGAAGCGGCGGAAGTCTCGGTTTCAACGGTCTCTCAGGTGCTCAATGGGCGGGCTGGTGAGTTACGGATAAGTAAGGAAACTCAGGCGCGAGTGCTGACGGTTATCCGCCAAACCGGTTTTGTACCTAACCGGATGGCCCGGGACATGGTGCTGGGAAGACGTTCATTTATCGGTCTCGTTCTATCCGTAACCGGGCTGGCCGAAGCGGCCATGCTGCTTCCCGAACTGGAACCATTGATCACTACGGCTGGCTACCGGCTTATTCTGGTGATGGTCCCTGCCGATCCCAATGCCGCTTCAGTTCAGGTTGCCGATCTGCTCCGTGACGGGGTCGCCGGTTTGGTGTGCAGTTCTGCCGCCATGCCGGTTGCGGTTAAGATGGCGGCTAGCAACTGTCCTGTCATTGGCCTGAGTCCGGCGGCGGGCAAAACCATACTGGCAACACTGCGTGGAGAGGTGGTAGTAGCGGGGAGCGTGGAGCAAGGAGCGCCGAGCAAGGCGGAGACTACGCCGCTGCCTGTTCCTGTGGTAACGCCACCGACTCCGGTGACAGCGACGTCGGTCATTCCAACACCACCGCCATCACGCCCGATCGTGCCGGAACCTAAACCGTTGTCTGCCCCAGTCACGCCTATTTCTCCAGCAGGATCCGGCTCGGACGGTTTAACAGGCTTACCGCAGGCAGACAGTTCTTTGGAGAGCGAGGTTTATCCGAGCCGCGACCCAGAACCGGACTTTATGGAGCCGATCCTCGCCGTGGAACCCGGGCCGGTTCTCACGCCGTCTTCTGGTGTAGTAGCCGCTGTCCCCAGCGGCACCGGCCCCGAGCCGGCCCCTACTGTGACCCCAACACCGGAACCTACGCCGATAATCACTGAACCTGTTCAAGCTGATTTGGCCTACACGCCACCACCAATATCAGAGCCCCAGCCCGAACCGGTTGCCCCGGTCTTGGAACCCGAGCCAGAAATTGCTGCGCCAGTAACACCGGCACCTGAAAGCGAGCCAACGCCGGTGGTGATAACCCCGGTGGAGCCCGAACCACCGCCGCCGGAACCGGCCCCAGTCTTCATCGAGCCGACACCGATTGTGGAGCCTGGTCCGGTCATTGCTCCTGCCTCAGCCTCGACTCCCAGCAACCAGCAACCTATCAACTCAACAACTCCTACTCCCCCTGAGCCGGAAACACAGGCACCGGCTCCTGAGCCGCCGCCAGTCGTGATAACTCCGTTGGAGAATATCCCCCCGCCATCACCACCCGAACCAGAATCACCTGAAGTCAACACTCGGGCAGATCCCCAAACAGAAGGCATTGCCGCGGATGAGCCAGCTCCTGACGGCAAAGTCCCTGCTGATGGAGTGGGTGGTGATCAGGCACCAATGTAA
- a CDS encoding type II toxin-antitoxin system RelE/ParE family toxin: MKLEFLLEGSAFTLYAIVQGENVAEYLEELEQRNVQAHDQIARRLLQLAERGSSRKKDEFNDLGHELYEAKAKKGPRVIFFYDDNRVVICAHAFDKQGQKTPKREIETAMSRKRSYFSCKEAGLGFEIHRDEKQAEPRRQP; the protein is encoded by the coding sequence ATGAAATTGGAGTTTCTGCTGGAAGGTTCAGCATTTACTTTGTACGCCATCGTGCAGGGAGAAAATGTGGCCGAATATCTGGAGGAATTGGAACAGCGCAATGTTCAGGCACATGACCAGATTGCGCGGAGGTTACTGCAACTGGCGGAGCGTGGATCATCCAGAAAAAAGGATGAATTCAATGACTTGGGGCATGAGCTCTATGAGGCGAAGGCTAAGAAGGGGCCACGCGTGATTTTCTTCTACGATGACAACCGGGTTGTCATATGCGCACATGCTTTTGATAAACAGGGGCAGAAGACGCCTAAAAGGGAAATCGAAACCGCCATGAGTCGTAAACGTAGCTATTTTTCCTGTAAGGAAGCAGGTTTAGGGTTTGAAATACATCGGGATGAGAAACAAGCAGAGCCCAGGAGGCAGCCTTGA
- a CDS encoding helix-turn-helix transcriptional regulator, whose protein sequence is MIVRKSGGYTFAEGLKRAQKHLEFYEEGLVIEVAARIIDAMEASGITRSELSRRLKVSPAYVTKILRGHANLSLESLAKLAFVLDLKWECILIPKHARVSLLAVTGESGGSAIRTVETATIEGLGGDPTPDENAQYAKGTRYELPLSA, encoded by the coding sequence ATGATCGTACGAAAAAGCGGTGGATACACTTTTGCGGAAGGATTGAAACGGGCACAGAAACACCTCGAGTTTTATGAGGAGGGCCTTGTCATTGAAGTGGCCGCACGCATTATTGATGCCATGGAAGCCTCCGGCATAACTCGCAGTGAACTGTCGCGTCGGTTAAAGGTAAGTCCTGCCTATGTGACCAAAATCTTGCGCGGTCACGCTAATCTTAGTCTGGAGAGTTTGGCGAAGCTCGCCTTCGTTCTCGACTTGAAATGGGAATGCATTCTGATTCCCAAACATGCCAGAGTGAGCCTTCTCGCGGTGACAGGCGAATCCGGCGGGTCAGCCATTCGGACGGTAGAAACGGCGACCATTGAGGGCCTGGGCGGAGATCCCACTCCGGACGAAAATGCCCAATATGCGAAAGGTACACGCTATGAACTGCCTCTTTCGGCTTGA
- a CDS encoding protein-export chaperone SecB yields the protein MNCLFRLDHYQIESVAVAQNEAFDSSLVVHTGDISSAINIAPHLKEPGKYRLTLEVQVKPKSKKEKEFFPYGVSIRGRAFFSFKEPCLADQAEHTLRVNGAAILYGLLRAQVAQITAQSVHGQFLLPTMDFVELAKSKQEGKAAKGK from the coding sequence ATGAACTGCCTCTTTCGGCTTGACCATTACCAGATTGAAAGTGTTGCCGTCGCTCAGAACGAGGCGTTTGATTCCTCGTTGGTGGTTCATACGGGCGACATTTCCTCTGCGATTAACATAGCGCCACACCTGAAAGAGCCGGGTAAATATCGACTAACCCTCGAAGTTCAGGTCAAACCCAAGTCGAAAAAGGAAAAGGAATTCTTTCCCTATGGAGTCTCGATCAGGGGGCGTGCCTTTTTTTCCTTCAAGGAGCCATGTTTAGCTGACCAAGCGGAACATACGCTTCGCGTTAATGGCGCCGCCATCCTGTATGGACTGCTCCGTGCCCAGGTGGCGCAAATTACGGCACAATCCGTTCATGGTCAATTTCTACTGCCAACGATGGATTTCGTCGAACTGGCCAAATCAAAGCAGGAGGGCAAGGCCGCGAAGGGAAAATAG
- a CDS encoding AbrB/MazE/SpoVT family DNA-binding domain-containing protein codes for MNMILELNSRGTLTLPKAMRHLLGLDHGGRIIAETSEQGILLRPGVAFPIELYTNARVDEFDAADAELAKHLKRRKK; via the coding sequence ATGAATATGATCCTAGAACTTAATTCCCGCGGCACTTTAACGCTTCCAAAGGCCATGAGGCACCTGCTCGGTTTAGATCATGGTGGAAGGATTATTGCAGAGACATCGGAACAAGGAATATTGTTGCGCCCTGGCGTAGCATTCCCCATTGAATTATACACCAATGCCCGGGTGGACGAGTTTGATGCTGCCGATGCCGAACTTGCAAAACATTTGAAACGGCGAAAAAAATGA
- a CDS encoding YgiQ family radical SAM protein → MSRREMEQRGWSQCDVILVTGDAYVDHPSFGVPLLGRWLESCGYRVGIIAAPDANDVEAFRVLGPPRLFWGVTAGNLDSQLARLTVMRKRRRDDAYLPEGEGDLRPPNATIVYVTRVRQAFKSVGSGQSAVGRGQRTVGSEQKVPVIIGGIEASLRRLPYYDYWTDSIKRSILFDSKADLLVYGMGERAIAEVAHRLEQGDSLTGIPGTAEIKRVERGDLSGVLPTAHCPLPTVLCSLPSYEIVSAPTAEGKIAFNAMTREVLLNAATDRPQTFMQSHGDRQLVVYPPATPLHTRELDTLYALPFTRKPHPAYAGKRITAYDMIKDSVTTHRGCYGSCAFCAIAAHQGKTINSRSRKGILDEIRHLASSPDFHGTVSDLGGPTANMYGTSCSRHGANCKRPSCLSPDLCPNLITDASAQLELLREARTLPGVNHVFITSGIRFDLALAQDSRGYIAELAQHHVCGRLKIAPEHVTANVLRLMRKPGVQAYRGFVKRFKEADRAAGKAQQVIEYFVSGHPGCTLADMIELALYLKKENIRAEQVQDFYPAPLTVAAAMFYTGHDPMTGEAVYVARTDNDKAMQRALLLCHDPKFHRKAREALMAANREDLIKVLGC, encoded by the coding sequence ATGTCCCGCCGCGAAATGGAGCAGCGGGGATGGTCCCAATGCGATGTCATTCTGGTGACAGGTGATGCCTATGTGGATCATCCGTCATTCGGGGTACCCCTGCTTGGACGGTGGCTGGAGTCCTGCGGCTACCGTGTAGGCATTATTGCCGCACCTGACGCAAATGATGTGGAAGCATTTCGCGTCCTCGGCCCACCCCGCCTGTTCTGGGGTGTCACAGCCGGGAATCTGGATAGTCAGCTCGCACGCCTGACAGTAATGCGTAAGCGTCGCCGGGATGACGCCTACCTACCCGAAGGGGAGGGAGATCTCCGCCCACCTAATGCCACCATCGTGTACGTCACCCGGGTGAGACAGGCGTTTAAGTCAGTGGGCAGTGGGCAGTCGGCAGTAGGCAGAGGGCAGAGGACAGTAGGCAGTGAACAGAAGGTTCCTGTCATTATTGGAGGGATTGAGGCGTCGCTGCGGCGTTTACCTTACTATGACTATTGGACTGACAGCATCAAGCGCTCCATTCTTTTTGACTCCAAGGCCGATCTGCTGGTTTATGGAATGGGCGAACGCGCCATCGCTGAAGTCGCCCACCGCCTCGAGCAAGGCGACTCTCTCACCGGCATCCCAGGTACTGCTGAAATTAAAAGAGTTGAGCGTGGCGACCTGAGCGGCGTTCTGCCAACTGCCCACTGCCCACTGCCCACTGTCCTCTGCTCCCTCCCCTCCTACGAAATCGTCTCCGCCCCGACGGCCGAAGGAAAAATCGCCTTTAATGCCATGACGCGTGAGGTTCTCCTTAACGCCGCCACCGACAGACCCCAGACGTTCATGCAGTCACATGGCGACCGGCAACTTGTTGTTTATCCCCCGGCCACCCCGCTTCACACCAGAGAACTCGATACCCTCTACGCCCTGCCCTTTACCCGCAAGCCACACCCGGCTTATGCAGGCAAACGCATTACCGCATATGATATGATCAAGGATTCCGTGACCACCCACCGCGGGTGCTACGGCTCCTGCGCCTTCTGCGCCATAGCCGCACATCAGGGAAAAACCATTAATTCCCGGAGCCGCAAAGGCATTCTTGACGAAATCCGGCATCTGGCCTCGTCACCCGACTTTCACGGCACGGTCAGTGATCTGGGAGGGCCAACCGCCAATATGTACGGCACCTCCTGTAGTCGGCATGGAGCCAACTGCAAGCGACCAAGCTGTCTGTCACCGGATCTCTGCCCTAATCTCATCACGGATGCGAGCGCCCAACTGGAATTGCTGCGGGAAGCCCGCACGTTACCGGGCGTTAACCACGTCTTCATCACCAGCGGCATCCGCTTCGATCTCGCGTTGGCCCAGGATTCACGCGGTTACATCGCAGAACTGGCCCAGCATCACGTCTGTGGCCGCCTGAAAATCGCGCCCGAGCATGTTACCGCCAACGTCCTGCGACTGATGCGGAAACCCGGCGTCCAGGCTTATCGCGGATTTGTAAAGCGGTTCAAAGAGGCCGATCGGGCGGCTGGCAAGGCGCAACAAGTGATTGAATACTTTGTCAGTGGCCATCCGGGCTGCACCTTAGCGGACATGATTGAACTGGCGCTCTATCTCAAGAAAGAGAATATCCGCGCTGAGCAGGTTCAGGATTTCTATCCGGCTCCGCTGACAGTAGCTGCGGCCATGTTCTATACAGGCCACGACCCCATGACTGGGGAAGCCGTTTATGTGGCCCGCACCGATAACGACAAAGCCATGCAGCGTGCCCTGCTCCTTTGCCACGATCCCAAATTCCACCGCAAAGCCCGCGAAGCCCTGATGGCCGCCAACCGCGAAGACCTGATCAAAGTGTTAGGGTGTTAA
- a CDS encoding DUF362 domain-containing protein: protein MSKSKVAILRTSPATALADYHRVMNLAGYQNVISKTADTALKVNISWHFFYPGSSTTPWQLDGVIRAMKKDGYSTSNIHACHNRTVVIDAHLGERENKQLNVVQAHGLRNVHLYEGNEPWINVRDAVGSIADKFLCLNEVYPNGFMIPKRFIGENIIHLPTVKTHVFTTTTGAMKNAFGGLLNEHRHWTHPVIHETLVDLLRIQQKIHPGIFAVMDGTFAGDGPGPRCMIPHVKNVILASSDQVAIDAVAAKLMGFNPLQDIKFIRLAHDAGLGCGDIRDIEIVGDPDALKEDWHFVGPFKKMTFASKMQHKIYWGPLRKPIEWSLKTVLAPWAYIASVIYHDSFWYPTHQKLVHDILHSPWGRLFHNWDKVAIPPDDLTTPGWANVGEDPLELKRDSWKLFKKSLSILGTCIKEAPEFAAKKRNKNS, encoded by the coding sequence ATGAGCAAATCAAAAGTCGCTATCCTCAGGACGTCACCAGCCACCGCGCTGGCGGATTATCACCGGGTAATGAATCTGGCCGGGTACCAGAATGTCATTTCCAAAACTGCCGACACCGCCCTGAAAGTGAATATCAGCTGGCATTTCTTCTATCCGGGAAGTTCAACCACCCCCTGGCAATTGGATGGCGTCATCCGGGCCATGAAAAAGGACGGCTATTCGACCTCAAATATCCATGCTTGCCATAACCGAACCGTTGTCATTGACGCTCATCTCGGGGAACGTGAAAACAAGCAACTCAACGTCGTCCAAGCCCATGGGCTCCGCAATGTCCATCTCTATGAGGGAAACGAGCCTTGGATCAATGTCCGGGATGCGGTGGGCTCAATTGCTGATAAGTTCCTCTGCCTGAACGAGGTATATCCAAATGGATTCATGATTCCGAAGCGGTTTATCGGGGAGAACATCATTCACCTTCCCACGGTAAAAACCCACGTTTTCACGACCACAACCGGTGCCATGAAAAATGCCTTCGGCGGCCTGCTTAATGAACACCGTCACTGGACGCATCCTGTTATCCACGAAACACTTGTGGATCTGCTAAGAATCCAGCAGAAAATCCATCCGGGCATCTTTGCCGTCATGGATGGCACGTTCGCAGGGGATGGACCCGGCCCCCGTTGTATGATTCCGCATGTCAAAAACGTGATTCTGGCATCATCGGATCAGGTTGCGATCGATGCTGTTGCCGCTAAACTTATGGGCTTCAACCCTTTACAAGACATTAAGTTTATCCGATTGGCGCATGATGCCGGGCTTGGCTGCGGGGATATTCGCGATATTGAGATTGTGGGCGATCCTGACGCATTGAAGGAAGATTGGCATTTCGTCGGTCCTTTCAAAAAAATGACATTTGCCAGCAAGATGCAGCATAAAATCTATTGGGGCCCCCTTCGCAAACCTATCGAATGGTCGTTAAAGACTGTTCTGGCGCCTTGGGCTTACATTGCAAGCGTGATTTATCACGATTCGTTCTGGTATCCCACCCATCAGAAACTGGTTCATGACATTTTGCATAGTCCCTGGGGCCGGCTATTCCATAATTGGGACAAAGTGGCCATCCCCCCGGATGACCTGACAACTCCCGGCTGGGCGAATGTCGGGGAAGATCCGCTGGAGTTGAAACGGGATAGCTGGAAGTTATTCAAGAAATCCCTCTCAATCCTCGGCACCTGCATCAAAGAGGCGCCGGAATTTGCGGCGAAGAAGAGAAATAAAAATAGTTAA